The Pantoea sp. At-9b genome includes a window with the following:
- a CDS encoding MbtH family protein, with protein sequence MEHRNPFDDPQQDCLVLCNPQQQYSLWPAFSALPTGWHTVYGPQPQPDCLSWLEQNWGDIRPVTQDTNRSDNV encoded by the coding sequence ATGGAACATCGCAATCCCTTCGACGATCCGCAGCAGGATTGTCTGGTGCTGTGCAACCCGCAGCAACAATACAGTTTATGGCCCGCGTTTAGCGCCCTCCCCACTGGCTGGCATACCGTGTATGGCCCCCAGCCGCAGCCGGATTGCCTCAGCTGGCTGGAACAGAACTGGGGGGATATCCGCCCAGTGACGCAGGACACAAACCGGAGCGACAATGTCTGA
- the pmrB gene encoding two-component system sensor histidine kinase PmrB, which translates to MNSMRQRLLIMLALILLTCQIMSAVWLWHESREQIGFLVSETLSAKARNEHVENEIREAIASLLLPSLVMVCLTLLFSFWAINWIIRPLKSLQNSLAHRSADNLSPLPLYSEMEEIVAVTGSINQLLSRLDHTIQQERLFTADAAHELRTPLAGLRLHLELLQQQNVPQSEMLVARIDQLMHTVEQLLMLSRAGQALASGHYQQLHWQQDIMQPLQPEMAELYAQRQQQLHWPQGADVPQQGEAVLLRLMLRNLLENASRYSPEGSEVKVVLHQEPQQVIVEVWDQGPGIEASAAEELTKAFRRRDQRYGGSGLGLNIVLRIVQMHRGRLELLNRNDGSGLIARCHLPQLLN; encoded by the coding sequence ATGAACAGTATGCGTCAGCGATTACTGATTATGCTGGCGCTGATTCTGCTCACCTGCCAGATCATGAGCGCCGTGTGGTTGTGGCACGAGAGCCGGGAGCAAATCGGCTTTCTGGTGAGTGAAACCCTCTCCGCCAAAGCGCGCAATGAACACGTTGAAAATGAAATCCGCGAAGCGATAGCCTCGTTGTTGCTGCCGTCGTTGGTGATGGTTTGCCTGACGCTGCTGTTCTCCTTCTGGGCGATTAACTGGATTATCCGCCCGCTGAAATCACTGCAAAACAGCCTGGCACATCGCTCAGCCGATAACCTGTCCCCGTTGCCGCTCTATTCGGAGATGGAAGAAATTGTGGCGGTGACCGGCTCAATTAATCAGTTGCTGTCGCGGCTTGACCACACCATTCAGCAGGAACGTTTGTTCACCGCCGATGCCGCGCATGAATTGCGCACGCCATTAGCCGGACTGCGGCTGCATCTGGAACTGCTGCAACAACAAAATGTGCCGCAAAGCGAAATGCTGGTGGCGCGCATCGATCAACTGATGCATACCGTTGAACAGCTGCTGATGTTGTCACGCGCCGGTCAGGCGCTGGCGAGTGGTCACTATCAACAGTTGCACTGGCAACAGGACATCATGCAACCGCTGCAGCCGGAGATGGCCGAACTTTATGCGCAGCGCCAGCAGCAACTGCACTGGCCGCAGGGGGCCGACGTACCACAGCAGGGCGAAGCGGTGTTGCTGCGCCTGATGCTGCGCAACTTGCTGGAAAACGCCTCACGCTACAGCCCGGAAGGCAGTGAAGTGAAGGTGGTGTTACATCAAGAACCCCAGCAGGTGATTGTCGAAGTCTGGGATCAGGGTCCGGGCATCGAAGCCAGCGCGGCAGAAGAGTTAACCAAAGCCTTTCGGCGTCGCGATCAACGCTACGGTGGCAGTGGTCTGGGCTTGAATATCGTGCTGCGCATCGTGCAGATGCATCGCGGTCGACTGGAGTTGCTTAATCGTAATGATGGCAGCGGACTGATTGCCCGCTGCCATTTACCGCAGTTGCTAAATTAG
- the fes gene encoding enterochelin esterase, which translates to MTWLNDLTGSEAWWQEQQTKGIPRVEGEVDGECQVTFLWRDPQGNEAQSRIQRVWINITGVTDHHQRRAPQSLMRVANTDVWYWQTTLPANWRGSYCLMPDEQATDFSGDVDMYALRNWWRDKFPTAQADPLNALRGWSGGRGMGVSPLHLPLAPNQQLWRAIDEGRAPAITLQEYRWDSRLLDNSRRVWIYCTGETQPESRPLAILLDGQFWANSMPIAGPLQQLTDEGALPAAVYLFIDIIDREHRSRELPCNALFWQALQEELLPQVAQWAPHQQQADRTVVAGQSFGGLASVFAALHWPQQFGNAISLSGSFWWPERGNPHGWLLQQLEQGLAPRQPLRFWLEAGKREGLILQANQQLQQQLHAAGYQVHYQPVEGGHDALCWRGGLLDGLQALWRTPI; encoded by the coding sequence ATGACCTGGCTAAATGATCTGACCGGCAGTGAAGCCTGGTGGCAGGAGCAACAAACTAAAGGTATCCCGCGGGTGGAAGGCGAAGTGGATGGCGAGTGTCAGGTCACTTTCCTCTGGCGCGATCCGCAGGGCAACGAGGCGCAGTCGCGCATCCAGCGGGTCTGGATCAACATCACCGGTGTGACCGATCACCACCAGCGCCGCGCCCCGCAATCCCTGATGCGTGTTGCTAATACCGATGTCTGGTACTGGCAAACCACCCTGCCAGCCAACTGGCGTGGCAGCTACTGCCTGATGCCGGATGAGCAGGCGACTGATTTTTCCGGCGACGTCGACATGTATGCGCTGCGCAACTGGTGGCGTGATAAATTCCCGACCGCCCAGGCTGACCCGCTCAATGCGTTGCGTGGCTGGTCCGGCGGACGCGGCATGGGGGTTTCCCCGCTGCATCTGCCTCTGGCTCCCAATCAACAGCTGTGGCGCGCAATTGATGAAGGCCGCGCCCCTGCCATCACATTGCAAGAATATCGCTGGGATAGCCGCTTGCTCGACAATAGCCGTCGGGTGTGGATCTACTGCACGGGCGAGACCCAGCCTGAGTCACGGCCCCTGGCCATTTTGCTCGACGGCCAGTTCTGGGCCAACAGCATGCCGATTGCCGGCCCGCTCCAACAACTCACCGATGAAGGCGCATTGCCTGCCGCCGTCTATCTGTTTATCGACATCATCGATCGTGAGCATCGCAGCCGCGAGCTGCCGTGCAATGCCCTGTTCTGGCAAGCCTTACAGGAAGAATTGCTTCCCCAAGTGGCGCAGTGGGCACCGCACCAACAACAGGCCGACCGCACCGTGGTCGCCGGACAAAGTTTTGGCGGTCTGGCTTCGGTGTTCGCGGCGTTGCACTGGCCGCAGCAATTTGGCAACGCCATCAGCCTGTCCGGCTCCTTCTGGTGGCCGGAACGGGGTAATCCGCACGGCTGGCTGTTGCAGCAACTGGAGCAGGGTCTGGCACCGCGCCAGCCGCTGCGTTTCTGGCTGGAAGCGGGTAAACGTGAAGGCCTGATTTTGCAGGCGAATCAGCAACTGCAACAGCAGTTACACGCCGCTGGCTATCAGGTGCACTACCAGCCGGTAGAAGGTGGCCACGACGCGCTGTGCTGGCGCGGTGGCCTGCTCGATGGCTTACAGGCGCTGTGGCGCACCCCGATATAA
- the dacB gene encoding serine-type D-Ala-D-Ala carboxypeptidase, with amino-acid sequence MRFSRLVTGLTCAFMLQAQAAPVEEYMQYLPDGANLALMVQKVGASTPIIDFHGKQMALPASTMKVVTALAALLELGPDFRFQTTLETKGAVSDGTLNGDLVARFAGDPTLSRQDLRNMVAALKKQGITHIKGNLVIDTSVFASHDMAPGWPWNDLTQCFSAPPGAAIVDKNCFSVSLYSANTPGENAFVRIASYYPAHMFSQVRTLGRNSGEGQYCELDVVPGELNRYTLTGCMRQRAEPLPLAFAVQDGAAWAGEILKDELRAADIDYSGHLVRQTQVTSPGTVLASTQSAPLHNLLHTMLKKSDNMIADTVFRTIGHHYFNVPGTFRAGSDAVRRILREKAGVDLGNSIQVDGSGLSRHDLIAPDTMMQVLQFIAKNDSTLNYISMLPLAGYDGTLQYRGGLHEAGVDGKVSAKTGSLQGVYNLAGFITTASGARVAFVQYLSGYAVPPEDQKTRRIPLVRFESRLYKDIYQNN; translated from the coding sequence ATGCGATTTTCACGACTTGTTACCGGACTAACCTGTGCGTTTATGCTGCAGGCACAAGCAGCCCCCGTTGAAGAATACATGCAGTATTTGCCAGACGGCGCAAACCTGGCGCTGATGGTACAAAAAGTGGGCGCATCAACCCCGATAATCGATTTTCATGGCAAACAAATGGCGCTGCCCGCCAGTACCATGAAAGTGGTCACCGCGCTGGCGGCACTGCTGGAACTCGGACCCGACTTCCGTTTTCAGACCACGCTGGAAACCAAAGGCGCGGTCAGCGACGGCACGCTGAATGGCGATCTGGTGGCGCGTTTTGCCGGTGACCCGACGCTTAGCCGTCAGGATCTGCGCAACATGGTTGCTGCACTGAAAAAGCAGGGCATCACCCATATTAAAGGCAACCTGGTGATCGATACATCGGTTTTCGCCAGCCATGACATGGCACCCGGCTGGCCGTGGAACGACCTGACCCAATGCTTCAGCGCCCCGCCGGGTGCAGCCATTGTGGATAAAAACTGCTTCTCCGTTTCGCTCTACAGCGCCAACACGCCGGGCGAAAATGCCTTTGTTCGGATTGCGTCCTATTATCCGGCGCACATGTTCAGCCAGGTCCGCACCCTGGGCCGCAACAGCGGCGAAGGGCAATATTGTGAGCTGGATGTGGTGCCAGGGGAGCTGAATCGCTACACCCTGACCGGCTGCATGCGTCAACGAGCTGAACCCCTGCCGCTGGCGTTTGCGGTACAGGATGGCGCGGCTTGGGCAGGCGAAATCCTGAAAGATGAACTGCGTGCGGCAGACATTGATTACAGCGGCCATCTGGTGCGCCAGACGCAGGTCACCTCACCGGGTACGGTACTGGCCTCGACACAATCTGCACCGTTGCATAATCTGCTGCACACCATGCTGAAGAAATCAGACAACATGATCGCCGACACCGTGTTCCGTACTATCGGCCATCACTACTTTAACGTACCGGGCACCTTCCGCGCCGGGTCTGACGCGGTGCGGCGTATCCTGCGCGAAAAAGCCGGGGTTGATCTCGGGAACAGCATTCAGGTGGACGGTTCCGGCTTGTCGCGTCATGATTTGATTGCACCGGATACCATGATGCAGGTGCTGCAATTCATTGCTAAAAATGATTCGACGCTGAACTATATCTCGATGCTACCGCTGGCCGGTTATGACGGCACGCTACAATATCGTGGTGGCCTGCATGAAGCGGGTGTCGATGGTAAAGTCTCAGCCAAAACCGGTTCACTTCAGGGCGTCTATAATCTGGCAGGATTTATCACCACCGCTAGCGGTGCGCGAGTTGCCTTTGTGCAATACCTTTCAGGTTATGCTGTGCCACCGGAAGATCAGAAGACGCGACGTATCCCGCTGGTACGTTTTGAAAGCCGCCTCTACAAGGATATTTACCAGAACAACTGA
- the pmrA gene encoding two-component system response regulator PmrA, producing MKLLIVEDDALLQSGLAQALSAQGYAVDCAASAAESNALLRSGQYSLIVLDLGLPDRDGATLLRQWRRDGINVPVLILTARDALEDRVDGLDAGADDYLVKPFALVELQARARALIRRYQGHSDNLLQQGDLTLNLSSQQVLLENLPLEITPKEFALLTRLLMRVGQNVHRETLQQDLYSWNDDPGSNTLEVHIHNLRRKLGKDRIKTVRGVGYRLEVRE from the coding sequence ATGAAACTGTTAATCGTTGAGGATGATGCGCTGCTGCAATCGGGCCTGGCCCAGGCGCTCAGCGCCCAGGGTTATGCCGTCGACTGTGCCGCCAGCGCCGCAGAAAGTAACGCATTGCTGCGTAGCGGACAGTACAGCCTGATCGTGTTGGATCTCGGTCTGCCGGATCGCGACGGTGCCACGCTGCTGCGTCAATGGCGGCGTGATGGGATCAACGTTCCGGTCTTGATTCTTACCGCGCGCGATGCGCTGGAAGATCGGGTCGACGGGCTGGATGCCGGTGCCGATGACTATCTGGTAAAACCTTTTGCGCTGGTTGAATTGCAGGCCCGCGCCCGGGCGTTAATTCGTCGCTATCAGGGCCACAGCGACAACCTGCTGCAACAGGGCGATCTGACGCTCAACCTCAGTTCTCAGCAAGTGTTGCTGGAAAACTTGCCGCTGGAGATCACCCCCAAAGAGTTCGCGCTGCTGACGCGTCTGTTGATGCGGGTCGGGCAGAACGTGCACCGTGAAACCCTACAGCAGGATCTCTACAGCTGGAACGATGATCCCGGCTCCAATACCCTCGAAGTCCATATTCATAATCTGCGCCGTAAACTCGGCAAAGATCGCATCAAAACCGTTCGCGGTGTGGGTTACCGGCTGGAAGTGCGCGAATGA
- a CDS encoding TonB-dependent siderophore receptor has translation MTKYSRLSLAILIELGLLSSSAWAAETSSTTTTSTDANSLDGGTMMVTAQQQTLQAPGVSTITADEIKKHPPARDVSEIIRTMPGVNLTGNSTSGQRGNNRQIDIRGMGPENTLIMVDGIPITSRNSVRLGWRGERDTRGDTNWVPPELIDHIDVIRGPAAVRYGNGAAGGVVNIITKKYTDQQWHGSWNTYFNVPQHKDEGATKRTNFSLQGPLGDDFNFRLYGGLAKTQADAYDINEGHAADRTGTYAGSYPAGREGSVNKDINALLSWAFAPMQTLELQAGYSRQGNLYAGDTQNTNTSTLVKSLYGDETNRLYRQNVSLKWTGAWDNGVSTNTWGRYEKTRNTRINEGLAGGTEGIFSNSGFNTIQLDDIMLHSEISIPFEWLINQTATLGTEWNQQRMKDPSSTTQAASYGSVPGISNTGRSPYSQAEIFSLFAEDNMEVTDSTMLTPSLRFDHHSIVGNNWSPSLNLSQGLGDDFTLKMGIGRAYKAPSLYQTNPNYLLYSNGQGCADASSACYLQGNKDLKAENSINKEIGLEWKHEGYQAGLTWFRNDYRNKIEAGMVSTGTASNGTTNIYKWENVPKAVVEGLEGTINIPFSDTVTWNNNYTYMLQSKNKETGDRLSIIPQYTLNSTLSWQATQDLSLQTTFTWYGKQVPKKYDYHGNPVTGSATDQVSPYSILGMSGTYDVNKYVSVTLGIDNLFDKRHWRQGNAQTTGNATTGAYLYGAGANTYNDSGRTYYMSLNTQF, from the coding sequence ATGACAAAATATTCGCGTTTATCATTAGCCATTCTGATTGAACTGGGGCTCCTTTCCAGCAGTGCATGGGCAGCAGAGACCTCCAGTACGACGACTACCAGCACAGACGCCAACTCCCTTGATGGCGGCACCATGATGGTGACCGCTCAGCAGCAGACACTCCAGGCTCCCGGTGTTTCCACTATCACCGCTGATGAAATCAAAAAACATCCGCCAGCCCGTGACGTCTCTGAAATCATTCGTACCATGCCGGGTGTTAACCTGACCGGTAACTCCACCAGCGGCCAGCGTGGCAACAACCGCCAGATCGATATTCGTGGCATGGGCCCGGAAAATACCCTGATTATGGTGGATGGTATCCCGATTACCAGCCGTAACTCGGTACGTCTCGGTTGGCGTGGTGAGCGTGACACCCGCGGTGATACCAACTGGGTGCCGCCGGAGTTGATCGACCATATCGATGTGATCCGTGGTCCGGCAGCGGTGCGCTACGGTAACGGCGCGGCGGGTGGTGTGGTGAACATCATCACCAAAAAATACACCGATCAGCAGTGGCACGGTTCCTGGAACACCTATTTCAACGTCCCGCAGCACAAAGATGAAGGCGCAACCAAACGCACCAACTTCAGTCTGCAAGGACCGCTGGGCGATGATTTCAACTTCCGTTTGTATGGCGGTTTAGCCAAGACCCAGGCGGATGCTTACGACATCAACGAAGGCCATGCGGCTGATCGTACCGGGACTTATGCGGGCAGCTATCCGGCCGGTCGCGAAGGCTCCGTCAATAAAGATATCAATGCCTTATTAAGCTGGGCGTTTGCGCCAATGCAGACCCTGGAACTTCAGGCGGGTTATAGCCGTCAGGGCAACCTGTATGCCGGTGATACCCAGAACACCAACACCAGCACGCTGGTGAAAAGCCTGTACGGTGACGAAACTAACCGCCTGTATCGTCAGAACGTTTCGCTGAAGTGGACCGGTGCATGGGACAACGGCGTCAGCACCAATACTTGGGGACGCTACGAGAAAACCCGTAATACCCGTATTAATGAAGGTTTGGCTGGCGGCACCGAAGGCATCTTCTCCAACAGTGGTTTTAACACCATTCAGTTGGATGACATCATGCTGCACAGCGAAATCAGCATTCCGTTTGAATGGTTGATCAACCAGACGGCCACGCTGGGTACCGAATGGAACCAGCAGCGCATGAAAGATCCGTCTTCAACCACCCAGGCGGCCAGCTACGGTAGCGTGCCGGGCATCTCCAATACCGGTCGTTCACCCTATTCACAGGCGGAAATCTTCTCGCTGTTTGCCGAAGACAACATGGAAGTGACGGACAGCACTATGCTGACGCCAAGTCTGCGTTTCGACCATCACTCGATTGTGGGTAACAACTGGAGTCCCTCACTGAACCTGTCACAGGGCTTGGGTGATGACTTCACGTTGAAGATGGGCATCGGCCGTGCTTACAAAGCGCCAAGCCTGTATCAGACTAACCCGAACTATCTGTTGTACAGCAATGGTCAGGGTTGTGCTGACGCCTCCAGCGCCTGTTATCTGCAGGGTAACAAAGACCTGAAAGCAGAAAACAGCATCAACAAAGAGATTGGGCTGGAGTGGAAACACGAGGGTTATCAGGCCGGTCTGACTTGGTTCCGTAACGATTATCGCAACAAAATTGAAGCGGGTATGGTGTCAACCGGTACGGCTTCTAATGGCACCACCAACATTTACAAATGGGAAAACGTACCGAAAGCGGTGGTTGAAGGGCTGGAAGGCACCATCAATATCCCGTTCTCTGACACCGTAACGTGGAATAACAACTACACGTATATGTTGCAGAGTAAGAACAAAGAAACCGGCGACCGTTTGTCGATTATCCCGCAATATACCCTCAACTCGACGCTGAGCTGGCAGGCCACGCAGGATCTGTCATTGCAAACCACCTTCACCTGGTACGGTAAGCAAGTGCCGAAGAAGTATGACTACCATGGCAACCCGGTTACCGGCAGCGCCACCGATCAGGTGAGTCCTTACTCCATCCTTGGCATGAGCGGGACCTATGATGTGAACAAGTACGTCAGCGTTACGCTTGGTATCGACAACCTGTTCGACAAGCGCCACTGGCGTCAGGGTAATGCCCAGACCACCGGTAACGCCACTACCGGCGCTTACCTGTACGGTGCCGGTGCCAATACCTACAACGATTCAGGTCGTACTTACTACATGAGCCTCAACACCCAGTTCTAA